TTGCGCGATCTCCATCATGCCTTGGGTGGTGACGTGGCTCAGGCGCGCGGTGTTGGCGGCGCTGAACCAGCCCACCGGCAGCGTGCCGACATGCTCGCCCAGGCGCTGGCGGCCACCGCGCAGCACCGCGATGCCGACGGCGATGCCGGCCTTCTCCACCCGCCGGCGCAGGTACCAGCACACCACCACGCCCAGGGCCAGTAGCGCCAGCCATTGGCCGGCGGCCTCCAACTGGTTGCCCAGCAGGTGTCGCAGGATCGGCACCAGGGTGACGATGGTCAGTCCGCAGAGCACGCCATACACCAGCGCCAGGCGCAGGTAGCGGCGCAGGAACACGGCGTCGGCGCCGAGCAGTCGAACGAATATCCCCAGCATGATCAGTGCTCCTCCACCTGCGCGGTCGCCCGCGCCTTCGCATAACCCCCGGCAGCCCACAAGCGGGCGTACAGGCCGCGCCGAGCCAGCAGTTCGTCGTGATTGCCGCGCTCGGCGACCGTGCCCTGGTCCAGCACCAGGATCTGGTCGGCGTGCATCACCGTGTCTAGACGGTGGGCGATCACCAGCAGCGTGCGGCCCTGGGCGAAGCGCGACAGTGCCTGTTGCAGCTTGACTTCGTTCTCGGCGTCGGCTGCCGCGGTGGCTTCGTCAAGCACCAGCACCGGCGGGTCGAGCAGCACCGCGCGGGCGATGCTCAGCCGCTGCAGCTCGCCGCCGGAGAACTGCACGTCCTCGCCGATTACCGCGTCGTAGCCACGCGGTTGGGCAAGGATGCGCTCGTGGATATTGGCGATCCGTGCCGCGGCCTCGATCTGCTCCTGGCTCGCCGAAGGCCGGCCCAGGGCAATGTTCTCGCGCACGCTGGCATGGATCAGGCGCACATCCTGCAGAACGAAGCCGATACGCCGGTACAGCTGGGCGCTGTCGATCTGGCGCAGGTCGACGCCGCCCAGGGTGATGCGCCCGGCGCTGGGGTCGAAGAAGCGCAGCAGCAGGCGCGCCAGGGTCGACTTGCCGGCGCCCGAGGCGCCGACCACCGCGGTCACCGTGCCAGGCTCGAGGGTGAACGACACCTCGCTCAGCACCGGATTGCGCGGGTCGTAGTGATAGCCCAGACCCTGCACTTCGATCCGTGCATCGGCCGGCAGCTTGCCGGCGCCCTGGCCGTCGGTCTCCAGCAGCGGCGTGCGCAGCAGCGTCTGCACGCGCTGGGCGGCGCCGGTGGCGTTGTTCAGGTCGTGGGTGATATAGGCCAGCAACAGCAGCGGCGCGCAGATGCCCGGCGCCACCAGGGCGAACGGCAGCACCTGCACCGGGGTGATCCAGCCCAGGCCGACGAACAGCGTGCCGAACGCCAGCACCACGCCAAGCACCGACACTGGGGCGATCATTGCGTTGGCGTTGGCCATGGCGCTGACCAGCGGCCGGGTGAAGTCGGTGAAGGCCGCGGCGAAGGCGTCCACCGCCTCGCGGTAGCTGCCATGGGCCTTGCGCTGGCCACCGAAGGCCTTGACCACCGGGATGCCGTTGACGAACTCGACCACCGCCTGGTTGATCCGCCCCATGCCTGCACCGAAGGCCTGCATGTTGCGGGCGCTGGCCTGGTGGGCGCGGGCGAAGAACAGGAAGAACAGCGGGAACGGCAGCATCGACACGATCGCCATACGCCAGTCCATGGCGAACAGGTAGACGATCGAGGCCAGCACCGCCCCGGCGCTGCGCCCCAGGGTGGTATAGAAGTGCGCGGTGAGGCTGTGCAGGATGCCGATATCGTCCTGCATGGCCTGCTTGACCTCGCCCGAGGCGCGGCTGCTGAACCAGCCCAGGGGCACCCGTGCCAGGCGGCGGATGATCGCCAGGCGCAGCGTGCCGGTGATGTGGTTGTCGGCCAGGTGCGCGACCAGATCGCCCAGCGAGATCAGCGCCATGCCGGCGAACAGGCAACCCAGCCCCATGGCGATGACCGGCCAGGCCTGGTCGAGGCCCTGCCCGCCGGCCAGGGCCAGGCGGGCGACTTCGGCGATGGCCGCCAGCGGCGCCAGGGTCAGCATGGCGCCCAGGGCAGCGAGCAGCCCGGCGACGATCAATCGGCCGCGTATCGGTGCAAGCACCGCGGCGACCGGTCCACGGGCGGACGGGTCCGCCCCCCCTTGTTCAACACTCATGAATGCTCCTTTTCAGCACGAGGCGCGGGCCGGGCCATCCCAGGGGCGCCCTGCCCGCATGTCCTTCTCAACCTGTTTTCCGCACGAGGCGGGCAAACCCTCAAGAAAATCTGCGCGCCCTCAGGCGCCGCCCAGCCGATAGCGCCTGCAGGTGCGCAGGCCGGCGGCGATGTACTTTTCCACCGAGGACACCGAGACCCGCAGCTCGTCAGCGATGGCGCGGTGGGCCATGCCGTCGAGGCGGCACAGCAACAGGGCCTGGCGCGCCTTGGGCGAGTGCCGCTGCAG
This window of the Pseudomonas mosselii genome carries:
- a CDS encoding ABC transporter ATP-binding protein; translation: MSVEQGGADPSARGPVAAVLAPIRGRLIVAGLLAALGAMLTLAPLAAIAEVARLALAGGQGLDQAWPVIAMGLGCLFAGMALISLGDLVAHLADNHITGTLRLAIIRRLARVPLGWFSSRASGEVKQAMQDDIGILHSLTAHFYTTLGRSAGAVLASIVYLFAMDWRMAIVSMLPFPLFFLFFARAHQASARNMQAFGAGMGRINQAVVEFVNGIPVVKAFGGQRKAHGSYREAVDAFAAAFTDFTRPLVSAMANANAMIAPVSVLGVVLAFGTLFVGLGWITPVQVLPFALVAPGICAPLLLLAYITHDLNNATGAAQRVQTLLRTPLLETDGQGAGKLPADARIEVQGLGYHYDPRNPVLSEVSFTLEPGTVTAVVGASGAGKSTLARLLLRFFDPSAGRITLGGVDLRQIDSAQLYRRIGFVLQDVRLIHASVRENIALGRPSASQEQIEAAARIANIHERILAQPRGYDAVIGEDVQFSGGELQRLSIARAVLLDPPVLVLDEATAAADAENEVKLQQALSRFAQGRTLLVIAHRLDTVMHADQILVLDQGTVAERGNHDELLARRGLYARLWAAGGYAKARATAQVEEH